Proteins from a genomic interval of Phalacrocorax aristotelis chromosome 31, bGulAri2.1, whole genome shotgun sequence:
- the LOC142049059 gene encoding uncharacterized protein LOC142049059 isoform X2, protein MEQAEEPLDPNPQGEKEGETLGEPLAAGCAAGTKEEPNPQQESAEQGGEHGIAAAKWEGNVLESPRREAAPESEDGAEGDKLIPRGGNQKVLEESNAQYRASSKEKKYTCDECGKSFGQSTNLIVHQRIHTGEKPYKCHECGKCFRQSSTLIIHQNTHTGEKLYECQKCLPDRLLLIRHKRVHVGEKLFKCQQCGKSFIHQSQLLVHEKVHVGEQLYLCPKCGKCFRDKSKFLQHQRRHMRKRRYKCYECREEFGQSSDLNLHQRIHVEEKLYQCSTCKKCFKDRSTLIRHETLHTGEKPYKCLECGKRFTRSSDIIVHQRTHTGEKPFACSECGKRFGHRSNLLRHQRMHTGEKPYMCEECGKRFAQSSELIVHQRTHTGEKPYHCSECEKFFRGRSTLFRHERLHTGIKPYECSECGKSFGQSGDLIAHQRFHTGEKPYQCSQCRKFFSNRSSLVRHQRLHAGEKPYKCHECGKSFGQSSDLIAHQRTHTGEKPYPCLVCGKNFSRRSNLIVHQRVHGELCKCQICGRSFQPNSHFDTTVGKDSLQCPQCAEGFKEGSNPVEQ, encoded by the exons ATGGAACAAGCTGAAGAGCCACTGGACCCCAATCCCCagggggagaaagaaggggagacCCTGGGAGAGCCCCTTGCAG CAGGATGTGCTGCCGGGACGAAGGAAGAGCCAAACCCGCAGCAAGAAAGTGCTGAGCAAGGGGGAGAGCACGGCATCGCAGCTGCGAAATGGGAAGGAAACGTTTTGGAGAGCCCTCGGCGGGAGGCAGCTCCTGAGAGCGAGGACGGGGCGGAAGGGGATAAACTCATTCCTCGTGGAGGAAACCAAAAAGTCCTCGAAGAATCCAACGCCCAGTACAGAGCCAGCAGCAAGGAGAAGAAGTACACGTGCGACGAGTGTGGAAAAAGCTTTGGACAGAGCACCAACCTTATCGTGCATCAGCGGATCCACACCGGAGAGAAACCTTATAAATGCCACGAATGCGGGAAGTGCTTCAGGCAGAGCTCGACCCTCATCATCCACCAGAACACTCACACAGGAGAAAAGCTCTACGAGTGCCAGAAGTGCCTCCCGGACAGGTTACTGCTCATCCGGCACAAGAGGGTCCACGTAGgagaaaaactttttaaatgcCAGCAGTGTGGGAAAAGCTTCATTCACCAATCGCAACTCCTCGTCCATGAGAAGGTGCACGTAGGAGAACAACTCTACCTGTGTCCCAAGTGTGGGAAATGCTTCAGGGACAAATCGAAGTTCCTCCAGCATCAGCGGCGGCACATGAGGAAGCGTCGCTACAAGTGCTACGAGTGCAGGGAGGAGTTTGGGCAGAGCTCAGACCTCAACCTCCACCAGAGGATCCACGTGGAGGAGAAGCTCTACCAGTGCTCGACGTGCAAGAAGTGCTTCAAAGACAGGTCCACCCTCATCAGGCACGAGACGCTGCACACGGGAGAGAAACCCTATAAGTGTTTGGAGTGCGGGAAGAGGTTCACCCGCAGCTCGGACATCATCGTCCATCAGCGGACGCACACGGGGGAGAAACCCTTCGCTTGCTCCGAGTGTGGGAAGAGGTTCGGCCACCGGTCAAATCTTCTCCGACACCAGAGGATGCACACGGGGGAAAAGCCGTATATGTGCGAAGAGTGTGGGAAGCGATTCGCGCAGAGCTCGGAGCTTATCGTCCACCAGCGGACCCACACCGGGGAGAAGCCCTACCACTGCTCCGAGTGCGAGAAGTTCTTCAGGGGGAGGTCAACGCTCTTCAGGCACGAGAGGCTGCACACGGGGATCAAGCCGTACGAATGCAGCGAGTGCGGGAAAAGCTTCGGGCAGAGCGGGGACCTCATCGCACATCAGCGTTTCCATACGGGCGAGAAGCCttaccagtgctcccagtgcagAAAGTTCTTCAGCAACAGATCCAGCCTTGTGCGGCACCAGCGGCTGCATGCGGGAGAGAAGCCCTACAAGTGCCACGAGTGCGGGAAGAGCTTCGGGCAGAGCTCAGACCTCATCGCCCACCAGCGGACCCACACCGGGGAGAAGCCCTACCCCTGCCTGGTCTGTGGGAAGAACTTCAGCAGGAGATCCAACCTCATCGTGCATCAGAGGGTGCACGGAGAGCTTTGCAAGTGCCAGATATGTGGGAGAAGCTTCCAGCCCAACTCACATTTTGACACGACGGTGGGGAAGGACTCTCTCCAGTGCCCCCAGTGTGCAGAGGGCTTCAAGGAGGGGTCAAACCCTGTCGAACAGTAG
- the LOC142049059 gene encoding uncharacterized protein LOC142049059 isoform X1 gives MDTVELAQEPVTFEEVAMHFTKEQWALLDPVQRALYVDVMLENYKTVTSLGFPMAKPDLLAQMQEVAECWGPDLQDTEEKKALSSSHAAITQKIDSGKVSGEGDADLGETPVQEDPAERQHTHTESGHEGGQNADVITPLRDNAGEKPFKCLECGKRFTRSSDLIVHQRTHTGEKPYQCLECGKCFNRSSSLATHQRIHTGEKMYRCLECGKSFTRSSTLTVHQRTHTGEKPYQCCECGKRFSKRSNLVKHQRRHTGERPYRCADCGKSFIQNSDLIVHQRIHTGEKPYRCLECGKRFSVRSKLIQHQRMHVGEKSYTYCECGKSFGQSSHLSVHQKTHRGGKPVLQGFPFPEPPWMEQAEEPLDPNPQGEKEGETLGEPLAAGCAAGTKEEPNPQQESAEQGGEHGIAAAKWEGNVLESPRREAAPESEDGAEGDKLIPRGGNQKVLEESNAQYRASSKEKKYTCDECGKSFGQSTNLIVHQRIHTGEKPYKCHECGKCFRQSSTLIIHQNTHTGEKLYECQKCLPDRLLLIRHKRVHVGEKLFKCQQCGKSFIHQSQLLVHEKVHVGEQLYLCPKCGKCFRDKSKFLQHQRRHMRKRRYKCYECREEFGQSSDLNLHQRIHVEEKLYQCSTCKKCFKDRSTLIRHETLHTGEKPYKCLECGKRFTRSSDIIVHQRTHTGEKPFACSECGKRFGHRSNLLRHQRMHTGEKPYMCEECGKRFAQSSELIVHQRTHTGEKPYHCSECEKFFRGRSTLFRHERLHTGIKPYECSECGKSFGQSGDLIAHQRFHTGEKPYQCSQCRKFFSNRSSLVRHQRLHAGEKPYKCHECGKSFGQSSDLIAHQRTHTGEKPYPCLVCGKNFSRRSNLIVHQRVHGELCKCQICGRSFQPNSHFDTTVGKDSLQCPQCAEGFKEGSNPVEQ, from the exons aTGGACACAGTGGAGCTGGCTCAG gagcctgtGACCTTCGAGGAGGTGGCCATGCATTTCACCAAGGAGCAATGGGCGCTGCTGGACCCGGTGCAGAGAGCTCTCTATGTGGACGTCATGCTGGAGAACTACAAGACCGTGACGTCTCTGG GTTTTCCCATGGCCAAGCCAGACTTGCTCGCCCAGATGCAAGAGGTAGCAGAGTGCTGGGGCCCTGATCTTCAAGAcacggaggaaaaaaaagccctgagcagcagccatGCAG CGATAACACAGAAAATCGACAGTGGGAAGGTTTCCGGAGAAGGCGATGCCGACCTCGGAGAAACCCCAGTGCAGGAGGAccctgcagaaaggcagcaCACCCACACCGAGTCTGGACACGAGGGCGGCCAGAACGCGGACGTAATTACACCCCTGAGAGACAATGCGGGAGAGAAACCTTTCAAATGCCTCGAGTGTGGGAAAAGATTCACTCGGAGCTCAGACCTCATCGTCCACCAGCGAACCCACACAGGGGAAAAGCCCTACCAGTGCCTCGAGTGCGGGAAATGCTTCAACAGGAGCTCCAGCCTCGCGACGCACCAGAGGATACACACCGGCGAGAAAATGTACAGGTGCCTTGAGTGCGGGAAAAGCTTCACGCGGAGCTCGACCTTGACCGTCCACCAGAGAACCCACACGGGAGAAAAACCCTACCAGTGCTGCGAGTGCGGGAAGCGCTTCAGCAAAAGGTCAAACCTCGTCAAACACCAGCGGCGACACACCGGGGAGAGACCGTATCGATGCGCCGACTGCGGGAAAAGCTTCATACAGAACTCAGATCTCATTGTCCACCAACGAATCCATACCGGAGAAAAGCCCTACCGGTGCTTGGAGTGTGGGAAGCGCTTCAGCGTGCGATCCAAGCTGATCCAACACCAGCGCATGCACGTGGGGGAGAAGTCGTACACGTACTGCGAGTGCGGGAAGAGCTTTGGGCAGAGTTCGCACCTTTCCGTGCACCAGAAAACTCATAGAGGAGGGAAGCCAGTGCTCCAG GGGTTCCCTTTCCCAGAGCCACCGTGGATGGAACAAGCTGAAGAGCCACTGGACCCCAATCCCCagggggagaaagaaggggagacCCTGGGAGAGCCCCTTGCAG CAGGATGTGCTGCCGGGACGAAGGAAGAGCCAAACCCGCAGCAAGAAAGTGCTGAGCAAGGGGGAGAGCACGGCATCGCAGCTGCGAAATGGGAAGGAAACGTTTTGGAGAGCCCTCGGCGGGAGGCAGCTCCTGAGAGCGAGGACGGGGCGGAAGGGGATAAACTCATTCCTCGTGGAGGAAACCAAAAAGTCCTCGAAGAATCCAACGCCCAGTACAGAGCCAGCAGCAAGGAGAAGAAGTACACGTGCGACGAGTGTGGAAAAAGCTTTGGACAGAGCACCAACCTTATCGTGCATCAGCGGATCCACACCGGAGAGAAACCTTATAAATGCCACGAATGCGGGAAGTGCTTCAGGCAGAGCTCGACCCTCATCATCCACCAGAACACTCACACAGGAGAAAAGCTCTACGAGTGCCAGAAGTGCCTCCCGGACAGGTTACTGCTCATCCGGCACAAGAGGGTCCACGTAGgagaaaaactttttaaatgcCAGCAGTGTGGGAAAAGCTTCATTCACCAATCGCAACTCCTCGTCCATGAGAAGGTGCACGTAGGAGAACAACTCTACCTGTGTCCCAAGTGTGGGAAATGCTTCAGGGACAAATCGAAGTTCCTCCAGCATCAGCGGCGGCACATGAGGAAGCGTCGCTACAAGTGCTACGAGTGCAGGGAGGAGTTTGGGCAGAGCTCAGACCTCAACCTCCACCAGAGGATCCACGTGGAGGAGAAGCTCTACCAGTGCTCGACGTGCAAGAAGTGCTTCAAAGACAGGTCCACCCTCATCAGGCACGAGACGCTGCACACGGGAGAGAAACCCTATAAGTGTTTGGAGTGCGGGAAGAGGTTCACCCGCAGCTCGGACATCATCGTCCATCAGCGGACGCACACGGGGGAGAAACCCTTCGCTTGCTCCGAGTGTGGGAAGAGGTTCGGCCACCGGTCAAATCTTCTCCGACACCAGAGGATGCACACGGGGGAAAAGCCGTATATGTGCGAAGAGTGTGGGAAGCGATTCGCGCAGAGCTCGGAGCTTATCGTCCACCAGCGGACCCACACCGGGGAGAAGCCCTACCACTGCTCCGAGTGCGAGAAGTTCTTCAGGGGGAGGTCAACGCTCTTCAGGCACGAGAGGCTGCACACGGGGATCAAGCCGTACGAATGCAGCGAGTGCGGGAAAAGCTTCGGGCAGAGCGGGGACCTCATCGCACATCAGCGTTTCCATACGGGCGAGAAGCCttaccagtgctcccagtgcagAAAGTTCTTCAGCAACAGATCCAGCCTTGTGCGGCACCAGCGGCTGCATGCGGGAGAGAAGCCCTACAAGTGCCACGAGTGCGGGAAGAGCTTCGGGCAGAGCTCAGACCTCATCGCCCACCAGCGGACCCACACCGGGGAGAAGCCCTACCCCTGCCTGGTCTGTGGGAAGAACTTCAGCAGGAGATCCAACCTCATCGTGCATCAGAGGGTGCACGGAGAGCTTTGCAAGTGCCAGATATGTGGGAGAAGCTTCCAGCCCAACTCACATTTTGACACGACGGTGGGGAAGGACTCTCTCCAGTGCCCCCAGTGTGCAGAGGGCTTCAAGGAGGGGTCAAACCCTGTCGAACAGTAG
- the LOC142049070 gene encoding E3 ubiquitin-protein ligase TRIM7-like, whose amino-acid sequence MRSDSELKQAQGGWRGALWTKSPHAFKKKKKNKQIVCKDLVLLPNGQQGDEEQERLEAMASGSSRPREGGEESTHRTILQHRPDPERLGCDPAGCGAGTTRSWLERGRLGDAEAVGHRSRLRKGHFQPKLHLEHLEEKLRLLGLEGDREEKEQLCSWSKRTFAFKGGAKASSSSRDGPRVHGGPATAYVEESAQDDKEQIYSDLEKLKKRREEILELKISGERQCQDYLMQTEVERQKIVSEFRQLRRFLKDQELVLLARLGELDKEMMRRQEEEETKMSGEISVLDVLICEMEKMLEEPASRFLQDARSTVDRWEMGSARRTMETFSDLERRLRVISRQNDVLRETLGRFQDILPSELEKEQGPSLGGDGKAFVTLDPDTANARLVLSRDRRGVRWMDAGQDLPTTPERFDASCCVLGCQGFTAGTHCWEVEVAGGRTWALGVARRSLLRKGWLEFRPEKGIWALGWCGNRYRAFTSPITTFPFTGRTGKVRVTLDYGVGQVAFYFAERDPPIFTFQKASFGGESVFPFFWVGRGSHLRLCP is encoded by the exons ATGCGATCTGACTCTGAGCTCAAACAGGCCCAGGGTGGCTGGAGAGGAGCCCTGTGGACTAAATCACCCCacgcttttaaaaaaaaaaaaaaaaacaaacaaatcgTCTGCAAAGACCTTGTGCTGCTGCCTAACGG GCAGCAAGGGGACGAGGAACAAGAGAGGCTGGAGGCCATGGCCTCCGGTTCATCTAGaccaagggaaggaggagaagaaagcacCCACCGCACCATCCTGCAGCATCGGCCAGACCCTGAGCGTCTGGGCTGCGACCCCGCTGGCTGTGGAGCCGGCACAACCCGATCCTGGCTGGAGCGAGGAAGGCTTGGAGATGCCGAGGCCGTCGGCCACCGAAGCCGGCTCAGGAAAGGGCATTTCCAGCCAAAACTGCATTTGGAGCATTTAGAGGAGAAGCTGAGGCTCTTGGGTCTGGAAGGAgacagggaggagaaggagcagctctgctcctggaGCAAGAGGACGTTTGCCTTCAAGGGTGGTGCAAAAGCATCCAGCTCCAGCCGTGATGGACCAAGGGTTCATGGAGGTCCCGCTACAGCCTACGTAGAGGAATCTGCCCAAGACGACAAG gagCAAATATACAGTGACCTAGAGAAACTCAAGAAACGAAGGGAAGAGATTTTGGAATTGAAAATAAGTGGAGAGAGACAATGTCAGGACTATTTG ATGCAGACGGAGGTTGAGAGGCAGAAGATTGTGTCCGAATTTCGGCAGCTGCGCCGGTTTCTGAAGGACCAAGAGCTTGTCCTCCTGGCTCGGCTGGGAGAGCTGGACAAAGAGATGAtgaggaggcaggaggaagaggagaccaAGATGTCAGGGGAGATTTCAGTCCTCGATGTCCTGATCTGCGAGATGGAGAAGATGCTTGAGGAACCTGCGAGCAGATTCCTCCAG GATGCCCGAAGCACTGTGGACAG GTGGGAGATGGGCAGCGCTCGGAGGACGATGGAGACCTTCTCGGACCTGGAGCGGAGGCTCCGTGTCATTTCTCGACAAAACGATGTCCTCAGAGAGACGCTGGGGAGATTTCAAG ACATTTTGCCATCTGAACTGGAGAAAGAGCAAGGACCATCTCTAGGAGGAGATGGAAAAG CATTTGTGACTCTGGACCCTGACACTGCCAACGCCCGGCTTGTCCTGTCCCGGGACCGGCGAGGGGTGAGATGGATGGATGCGGGACAGGATCTGCCCACCACCCCCGAGCGATTCGATGCCTCCTGCTGCgtgctgggctgccagggcttCACCGCAGGGACCCACTGCTGGGAGGTGGAGGTGGCCGGAGGAAGGACCTGGGCACTGGGGGTGGCCCGACGCTCCCTTCTGAGGAAGGGCTGGCTTGAGTTTCGGCCAGAGAAGGGGATCTGGGCGCTGGGGTGGTGCGGGAATCGGTACCGTGCCTTCACTTCCCCCATCACCACCTTCCCATTCACCGGGAGAACTGGGAAGGTGCGGGTGACTCTGGACTATGGAGTGGGGCAAGTGGCATTTTACTTTGCTGAGCGTGACCCCCCTATTTTTACGTTCCAAAAAGCCTCGTTCGGGGGGGAAAGCgtcttccctttcttctgggTTGGGAGAGGCTCCCACCTCCGCCTCTGCCCATGA